The Williamsoniiplasma somnilux genome includes a window with the following:
- the uvrB gene encoding excinuclease ABC subunit UvrB, giving the protein MKLKTFKKFELVSKFKPSGDQPEAIRQLSQGLKEGKRDQVLLGATGTGKTFTMANIIVEHQKQTLVLVHNKTLAMQLYYELKEFFPNNRVEYFVSNFDFFQPEAYLPSKDLYIDKDAKQNIELDMMRLSAMNALTTRTDTIVVASVAAIYASQNPVDYAESFFEFTVGQILSKRELLQFLVKTGYIRNDIENAPGTFSVKGDVIKIVPGWTANMMFRVSMFGNEIEMIDVLDTLTGGIIEKTSKVTVFPAQAYVTPEDKLKIACANIRQEMNERIKWFQEQGLLLEAQRLEQRTKYDLESLEEFGFCSGVENYSAQLENRKPGQRPYTLLDYFEKDFLMIIDESHMMIPQIRGMFNTDRSRKQTLVQYGFRLPSAMDNRPLNFEEFRSLQNQVIYTSATPGEYESELIDNKFVQQVIRPTGLLDPIIEIKSKQNQIEDIIDQINLRKIKNEKVFVTTLTIKMSEDLTSYLQERGIKVAYLHSELKTFERSEILNDLRKGVYDCVVGVNLLREGLDIPEVSLVCILDADKQGFLRNTRSLIQTTGRAARNANGLVIFYADTISNAMQETIDETSRRRKIQEEYNEKHGIIPQTILKDISETLLTENARKNISELKKVRGQKQRKEATQKVIDELRKDMLAAAKNLDFETAATLRDTIIELEGQKYS; this is encoded by the coding sequence ATGAAATTAAAAACCTTCAAAAAATTTGAGTTAGTTTCTAAATTTAAACCTTCAGGGGATCAACCTGAAGCAATTAGGCAATTATCGCAAGGTCTCAAAGAGGGAAAAAGAGATCAAGTTTTATTAGGTGCCACTGGAACCGGGAAAACTTTTACTATGGCCAACATTATTGTAGAACATCAAAAGCAAACTTTGGTATTAGTTCACAATAAAACCTTAGCCATGCAACTTTATTACGAATTAAAGGAATTTTTTCCCAATAATAGAGTTGAATATTTTGTATCAAATTTTGATTTCTTTCAGCCGGAAGCTTACCTGCCAAGCAAAGATTTATACATTGATAAAGATGCTAAGCAAAATATTGAATTAGATATGATGAGATTAAGCGCAATGAATGCTTTAACGACAAGAACCGATACTATTGTAGTTGCTTCTGTTGCTGCAATTTACGCATCGCAAAATCCTGTTGATTATGCTGAATCATTTTTTGAATTCACAGTTGGACAAATTCTTTCTAAGAGAGAACTTTTGCAATTTTTGGTTAAAACTGGTTACATTCGTAACGATATTGAAAATGCTCCAGGAACTTTTAGTGTTAAAGGTGATGTTATTAAAATTGTTCCTGGATGAACAGCTAATATGATGTTTCGTGTTTCCATGTTTGGCAATGAAATTGAAATGATTGATGTTTTGGACACACTAACGGGAGGGATAATTGAAAAAACATCTAAAGTTACAGTTTTTCCAGCACAAGCTTATGTAACTCCTGAAGATAAATTAAAAATTGCTTGTGCAAATATTCGTCAAGAAATGAACGAAAGAATTAAATGATTTCAAGAACAAGGTTTGTTGTTAGAGGCTCAACGCCTAGAACAAAGAACCAAATACGATTTAGAATCATTGGAAGAATTTGGTTTTTGTTCTGGAGTTGAAAACTATTCAGCACAATTAGAAAATCGTAAACCAGGACAAAGACCTTATACACTTTTAGATTATTTTGAAAAAGATTTTTTAATGATTATCGATGAATCACACATGATGATTCCTCAAATTAGGGGAATGTTTAATACCGACAGGTCAAGAAAACAAACACTTGTGCAATATGGTTTTAGATTACCAAGCGCAATGGACAATAGACCTTTAAATTTTGAAGAATTTAGAAGTTTGCAAAATCAAGTAATTTATACTTCAGCAACTCCTGGTGAATATGAATCTGAATTAATTGATAACAAATTTGTTCAGCAAGTAATTAGACCAACCGGTTTGTTAGATCCGATAATAGAAATTAAATCTAAACAAAATCAGATTGAAGATATTATTGACCAAATTAATTTACGCAAAATTAAAAACGAAAAAGTTTTTGTAACAACTTTAACAATTAAAATGAGTGAAGATTTAACTTCTTATTTACAAGAACGCGGAATTAAAGTAGCTTATCTTCATTCAGAATTAAAAACATTTGAAAGAAGCGAGATTTTAAATGATTTAAGAAAAGGTGTTTATGATTGCGTAGTTGGTGTTAACCTATTGCGTGAAGGATTAGATATCCCAGAAGTAAGCCTAGTATGTATTTTAGATGCTGATAAACAAGGTTTTTTAAGAAACACGCGTTCATTGATTCAAACAACAGGACGAGCAGCAAGAAACGCCAATGGATTAGTAATTTTTTATGCTGATACTATTTCAAATGCAATGCAAGAGACCATTGATGAAACATCTCGAAGACGTAAAATTCAAGAAGAATATAATGAAAAACACGGAATTATTCCTCAAACTATTTTAAAAGATATTAGCGAAACTTTATTAACTGAAAATGCTAGAAAAAATATTAGTGAATTAAAAAAAGTTCGTGGACAAAAACAACGCAAAGAAGCGACTCAAAAAGTTATTGATGAATTGAGAAAAGATATGCTTGCAGCAGCTAAAAATTTAGATTTTGAAACAGCAGCAACATTAAGAGATACAATCATTGAATTAGAAGGGCAAAAATATAGTTAG
- the secA gene encoding preprotein translocase subunit SecA produces the protein MATDKKIIKQYGKVADQIMNLESEMSKLKDEDFKLKTEEFKDRLAKGETLENLLVEAYAVAREASRRVLGLNAYRVQLIGSIILHYGDIAEMKTGEGKTLAGLFPAYLNSLTGKGVHIVTVNEYLSKRDSEINGQVYDLLGITVGLNVSRSPKNDKRIAYAQDVTYTTNAELGFDYLRDNMVQDKSHKVQRGLNFAIIDEADSVLIDEARTPLIISGGSSNKKNMYILADSFAKKVDEKTEIQIDLESKQVFLNDLGMAKAHEFFSVHNLFAVENTELFHLIMNALKANYTFKEGVEYAVKDNEIQLIDQFTGRIMIGRSYSDGLQQAIQAKENVEIEEETTALATITYQNFYRLYAKLSGMTGTAKTEEEEFLKIYNTRVISTPTNRPIIRKDEEDFTFATKNATLKKLIADIKEINEIGNPILIGTTSVESSEQISRYLTNAGLKYEMINAKNHDREAEIVANAGIKGAITLATNMAGRGTDIKLTDEVKKLGGLVVFGVERNEARRIDNQLRGRSGRQGDPGRSRFYISMEDDMMVRFTSPKMRQNFLRLGDDHIKSKMFTRSVTNAQKKLEGMNFDQRKDVLDYDNILAQQREAMYAQRDEVLYSEDLKNALSKFQYTVAYELILENSKIVLGEKTIDGEALLKAIDGILVKHNQFKPKDFEGKERYELAKELANAMMDFYKIRILDIPEDVVISMERATILEAFDKYWTKHIDIASKLRSGIYLQQYAQNNPLAEYVEQATKLYNKMKINISMDICDRLSKVVIKTVDAEEKPKQIEITDKDIDEILIATGIEKSQLNAKEINTRINELIVEAKDNIQLVNRLNIQRDILLGLVIEIQKRIGEVNNRKIEMNPEDLKNIAKKFDIFNIDEMTIEQINAGYTKLMNEVPTHEESLKMEIEIGRQILTSLHQELSILKNIKKSDQEYIINDEDNKEIKKRIRRKKDGDGAEVAESSEAVKSRSKIG, from the coding sequence ATGGCAACAGATAAAAAAATTATTAAGCAATATGGTAAAGTTGCTGACCAAATTATGAATTTAGAATCAGAAATGTCTAAACTTAAAGATGAGGATTTTAAATTAAAAACTGAAGAATTTAAGGACCGCTTAGCCAAAGGCGAAACACTTGAAAATTTATTAGTTGAAGCATATGCTGTTGCAAGAGAGGCTTCAAGAAGAGTTCTGGGTTTAAACGCTTATCGTGTTCAATTAATTGGAAGTATAATTTTGCATTATGGTGATATCGCAGAAATGAAAACAGGAGAGGGTAAAACTTTAGCTGGATTGTTTCCGGCATATTTAAACTCTTTAACTGGCAAAGGTGTTCATATTGTTACTGTTAACGAATATTTATCAAAACGTGATAGTGAAATTAATGGACAAGTTTATGATCTTTTAGGTATTACGGTTGGATTAAATGTTTCACGTTCACCAAAAAATGACAAAAGGATTGCCTATGCACAAGATGTTACTTATACAACCAATGCTGAATTAGGTTTTGATTATTTAAGAGATAATATGGTTCAAGATAAATCTCATAAAGTTCAACGTGGGTTAAATTTTGCAATTATCGATGAAGCTGACTCTGTATTAATTGATGAAGCTAGAACACCTTTAATTATTTCAGGTGGTTCATCAAATAAAAAAAATATGTATATATTAGCGGATTCTTTTGCTAAAAAAGTTGATGAGAAAACTGAAATTCAAATTGATTTAGAATCAAAACAAGTTTTCCTAAACGATTTAGGAATGGCTAAAGCTCATGAATTTTTTTCGGTTCATAATTTATTTGCTGTTGAAAACACTGAGTTATTTCATTTGATTATGAATGCTTTGAAAGCTAACTATACTTTTAAAGAAGGTGTTGAATATGCTGTTAAAGATAACGAAATCCAATTAATTGATCAATTTACTGGTCGTATTATGATTGGACGCTCATATTCAGATGGGTTACAACAAGCAATTCAAGCGAAAGAAAATGTTGAGATTGAAGAAGAAACTACTGCACTGGCAACAATTACTTATCAAAATTTTTACCGTCTTTATGCAAAACTTTCTGGAATGACAGGTACAGCAAAAACTGAAGAAGAAGAATTTTTAAAAATTTACAATACTCGTGTTATTAGCACCCCTACTAATAGACCGATAATTAGAAAAGATGAAGAAGACTTTACTTTTGCAACCAAGAATGCCACTTTGAAAAAATTGATTGCTGACATTAAAGAAATTAATGAAATTGGTAATCCTATTTTAATCGGGACTACGTCAGTTGAATCTTCTGAGCAAATTTCAAGATATTTAACTAATGCAGGTTTAAAGTATGAAATGATTAATGCTAAAAATCATGATCGTGAAGCTGAAATTGTTGCTAATGCAGGAATAAAAGGTGCAATCACACTAGCTACCAACATGGCTGGTCGTGGTACTGATATTAAATTAACAGATGAAGTCAAAAAACTTGGTGGATTAGTTGTGTTTGGTGTGGAAAGAAATGAAGCACGAAGAATTGACAATCAATTACGTGGTCGTTCTGGTCGTCAAGGTGACCCTGGCCGTTCAAGATTTTATATTTCGATGGAAGATGACATGATGGTTAGATTCACATCTCCAAAAATGCGTCAAAACTTTTTGCGTTTAGGTGACGACCACATTAAATCTAAAATGTTTACTCGTTCTGTAACTAATGCCCAAAAAAAATTAGAAGGCATGAACTTTGATCAACGTAAAGACGTTTTGGATTATGATAATATTCTTGCCCAACAACGTGAAGCTATGTATGCACAACGCGATGAAGTGTTATATTCTGAAGATTTAAAAAATGCGCTTTCAAAATTTCAATACACAGTAGCTTATGAATTAATTTTAGAAAATTCTAAAATTGTTTTAGGAGAAAAAACAATTGATGGTGAAGCATTGTTAAAAGCAATTGATGGAATTTTGGTGAAACATAATCAATTCAAACCAAAAGATTTTGAAGGTAAAGAAAGATACGAGTTAGCAAAAGAATTAGCCAATGCTATGATGGACTTTTATAAAATTCGAATTTTAGACATTCCTGAAGATGTGGTGATTTCAATGGAAAGAGCAACGATTTTAGAAGCTTTTGATAAATATTGGACTAAACATATAGACATAGCTTCAAAACTTCGTTCTGGAATTTATTTACAGCAATATGCACAAAACAATCCACTAGCAGAATATGTTGAACAAGCAACCAAACTTTATAATAAAATGAAAATTAATATTTCTATGGATATTTGTGATCGTTTATCAAAAGTTGTTATTAAAACTGTTGATGCTGAAGAAAAACCAAAACAAATCGAAATTACCGACAAAGATATTGATGAAATTTTAATAGCAACTGGGATTGAAAAATCACAATTGAATGCCAAAGAAATTAACACAAGAATTAACGAATTAATTGTTGAAGCAAAAGACAATATTCAGTTAGTTAATAGATTAAATATTCAACGAGACATTTTATTGGGCTTGGTTATTGAAATTCAAAAAAGAATTGGTGAAGTTAATAATAGAAAAATTGAAATGAATCCTGAAGACTTGAAAAATATAGCAAAAAAATTTGATATTTTCAACATTGACGAAATGACTATCGAGCAAATAAATGCAGGTTACACAAAGTTAATGAACGAAGTTCCAACACACGAAGAGTCATTAAAAATGGAAATTGAAATTGGACGTCAAATTTTAACTAGTTTACATCAAGAATTATCAATCTTAAAAAATATCAAGAAATCCGATCAAGAATATATAATTAATGATGAAGATAACAAAGAAATTAAGAAACGCATTCGTCGCAAAAAAGACGGAGACGGAGCTGAAGTTGCTGAATCTTCTGAAGCAGTCAAAAGCAGATCAAAAATAGGTTAA
- a CDS encoding 5'-3' exonuclease: MNTKSEKQTILIIDGYHLLHKGFYGTLKRKTVAVNRDGTYINAIYTFIAKINEVINSNLYHTIIVTFDVDQGCWRRDIYPEYKAKRKETPAELIPQFQIIREFLTSANIPWYEMPGYEGDDVMGTITKIATKLGYNIHILSNDKDTFQLVNENVKIITTTNKKEKPVFIEAHEVSEKLGCKPSQVPDVKSLLGDASDNIKGVKCLHYKQAMDLLQKYETIENIFKNLDEIPQNLKEKLIACQEQIFMNKKITKIQCNLQLGRIDFRPLKVNYYGYLNFLKKHRMWAFTGNVTKKIEEFKNKQNKKPEIKITKKTQKPKNDSRVTQQKTIN, encoded by the coding sequence ATGAATACAAAAAGTGAAAAACAGACGATACTAATTATCGATGGTTATCATTTATTGCACAAAGGGTTTTACGGAACTTTAAAACGTAAAACTGTTGCTGTAAACCGTGATGGAACATACATTAATGCAATTTATACTTTCATAGCAAAAATTAATGAAGTTATTAATTCAAATCTCTATCACACTATTATAGTTACCTTTGACGTTGACCAAGGTTGTTGACGTAGAGATATTTATCCAGAGTATAAAGCTAAAAGAAAAGAAACTCCAGCTGAATTAATTCCTCAGTTTCAAATTATTAGAGAATTCTTAACTTCTGCAAATATTCCTTGATACGAAATGCCAGGATATGAAGGTGATGATGTAATGGGTACCATTACAAAAATTGCCACTAAACTTGGCTATAATATCCATATTTTAAGCAATGATAAAGATACTTTTCAATTAGTTAACGAAAACGTCAAAATTATAACAACTACAAATAAGAAAGAAAAACCTGTTTTTATTGAAGCACATGAAGTTTCTGAAAAATTAGGATGTAAACCTTCTCAAGTTCCTGATGTAAAAAGTTTATTAGGTGATGCTTCGGATAATATTAAAGGTGTAAAATGTTTGCATTATAAACAAGCAATGGATTTATTACAAAAATATGAAACCATTGAAAATATATTTAAAAATTTAGACGAAATTCCGCAGAATTTAAAAGAAAAATTAATAGCTTGCCAAGAGCAAATTTTTATGAACAAAAAAATCACAAAAATTCAATGCAATCTGCAATTAGGAAGAATTGATTTCAGGCCATTAAAAGTAAATTATTATGGTTATTTAAACTTTCTTAAAAAACATCGCATGTGAGCTTTTACTGGCAATGTAACTAAAAAAATTGAAGAATTTAAAAACAAGCAGAATAAAAAACCAGAAATTAAGATAACTAAAAAAACTCAAAAACCAAAAAATGATTCTCGAGTTACTCAACAAAAAACAATCAATTAA
- a CDS encoding uracil-xanthine permease family protein: protein MEIKETETEFKTKPPRMLLQPREKPKSIYQWIALSFQHVFAMFGANVLVPIVINQMAETEVINMSMALFCSGIGTLVYIALTSAKVPIYLGSSFAYMTVIGMGYGDWGNATFIAIFLVGCVYILTGLLIHFTSNKWLVKIFSPIVVGPIIMIIGLSAIPSALKNIWILPQDPAPGYPQWLAILVAVLVILVAVILMLKAKSFIRVLPILSALVFGYVLCVIIQLADSNIQLMDFNKITNVNKWEWHPNFKNIFDVNKENVAPAVVAIVPIALVTMVEHYGDHVNLGNMTNKNFIKDPGIGRTLFADGVSISLSGLIGGPANTTYAENTSVVGITKVASVWVTGLAACFAVMMSFIAPVNQLISMIPNPVLGGISLMLFGIIATNGVRIMLDAKVNLENGKNLIIIGITLGLGLGISLYTASTNTQIKINDFELTGLFIATVVGGGLNLILPDQHNLGLFKIKKRNKRQSN, encoded by the coding sequence ATGGAAATTAAAGAAACAGAAACAGAATTTAAAACAAAACCCCCAAGAATGTTATTGCAACCAAGAGAAAAGCCTAAAAGCATTTATCAATGAATAGCTTTATCTTTTCAACATGTGTTCGCAATGTTTGGGGCAAATGTTTTAGTACCAATTGTAATTAATCAAATGGCAGAAACAGAAGTTATTAATATGTCGATGGCACTTTTTTGTTCGGGAATTGGAACACTTGTTTATATTGCTTTAACATCAGCTAAAGTTCCGATTTATTTAGGTAGCAGTTTTGCTTATATGACTGTAATCGGAATGGGTTATGGTGATTGAGGTAATGCAACATTTATTGCTATCTTTTTGGTTGGGTGTGTTTATATATTGACAGGATTATTAATTCACTTTACATCAAACAAATGATTGGTAAAAATTTTTTCTCCAATAGTTGTTGGTCCGATAATCATGATAATTGGATTAAGTGCAATTCCAAGCGCACTAAAAAATATTTGAATCTTACCTCAAGATCCTGCACCAGGATACCCTCAATGACTAGCAATTTTAGTTGCAGTTTTAGTAATTTTAGTTGCAGTTATTTTAATGCTTAAAGCTAAATCATTTATTCGTGTCTTGCCAATTTTATCAGCATTAGTGTTTGGTTATGTTTTGTGTGTAATTATTCAGTTAGCAGATTCCAATATTCAATTAATGGACTTTAACAAAATTACAAACGTAAATAAATGAGAATGACATCCTAACTTTAAAAACATCTTTGATGTTAATAAAGAAAATGTTGCTCCAGCAGTTGTTGCTATTGTTCCAATTGCATTAGTGACAATGGTTGAACATTACGGAGACCATGTAAATTTAGGAAATATGACCAACAAAAACTTTATCAAAGATCCAGGAATTGGTAGAACTTTATTTGCTGACGGTGTTTCGATTTCGCTATCTGGATTAATTGGTGGTCCTGCTAACACTACATATGCTGAAAATACTAGTGTTGTTGGAATTACCAAAGTAGCCAGTGTTTGAGTAACAGGTCTTGCTGCATGTTTTGCGGTTATGATGAGTTTTATTGCTCCAGTAAATCAATTAATTTCGATGATCCCAAATCCTGTTCTTGGAGGAATCAGTTTAATGTTGTTTGGAATTATTGCTACTAACGGAGTTAGAATTATGCTTGATGCAAAAGTTAATTTAGAAAATGGAAAAAATTTAATTATTATTGGAATAACTTTAGGTCTTGGTTTAGGAATTAGTTTATATACTGCTTCAACTAATACTCAAATAAAAATTAACGATTTCGAATTAACCGGTTTATTTATTGCAACCGTTGTTGGCGGAGGATTAAATTTAATTTTACCTGATCAGCATAATCTAGGTTTGTTTAAAATTAAAAAACGTAACAAAAGACAATCGAATTAA